The stretch of DNA GCACAAACAAAGGCATTGCCGCCCGGAATCTTCCGAGCCAAACCCGCAATTGTATCCTGTCAGGGCAAAGCGTGCCCGACCCTGTTTTCAGAGATTGTTATCATGCTGCCAGGCGGTCAGTCGCCTGCGTCCCGGCGGCGCATTTCCGTACTCAGGAACCCGAATGTCCAAGACCTTCAAGATCGGCACCCGCGCCAGCCTGATGGCGGTGCGCCAGACCGAGGCCATCATCCAGGCGCTGCAGGCGCAGTTTCCCCAGCACCGCTTCGAGATGGTCACTCGCCAGGCGCGCGCCGACCTTGACCTCAAGAGCCGCCTGGGCGCCCTGGGCGGCAAGGGCGGCGCCTTTGTCACCGCCATGCACGAGATGATGCTCCAAGGCGAGGCCGACATGGTCATGCATTCACTCAAGGACCTGCCGGGCAATGAGGAATACTACGCCGACACGCGCTTTTCAATCGGCGCTTGCCTGCCGCGCAGCAATCCATGCGATGCGCTGGTGCTCAGGCGAGGGCTGGCGGCCGATGCCGTTCCCACGATGATCGGCACCTCGTCGGTACGGCGCGCCGCTTTCCTGCGCAGGCTGTACCGCGCCGCGCACGTTGTTCCCTTTCGCGGCGCGGCCGACAAGCGCGTTGCCCGCCTGGACAGCGGCACGCCCATGGAATTTAACTACGGCGGCAAGACGCCGCCGCTCGATGCCCTGGTGCTGGCACACGCGGGCCTGGATCGCATCGGCCTGGCCGGCCGCATCGCGCGGGTCTTTACGCCCGACCAGATGTGCCCGGCCGTGGGCCAGGGCGTGGTCGTGGCCGAATGCGCCACCGGCAACGAGGAAGTGCAAGCGCTGCTGGCCGCGATCAACCACCGCGACACCATGTACTGCTATCAGGCCGAACGCGCCCTCTTGCGCGCGCTCAACGGCCATTGCGATTCGCCCATCGGCGCGCACGCCTGGATCGAGGACCGCCAGCTCAAGCTGCGCGGCATTGTGGTCTCGCTCGACGGCGCCAGCGCGGTCGAAGTGTTCGACAGCAGCGGCAACATCGACCCGGTATCGCTGGGCATGCGCGCGGGGCAGCGGCTGAACAAGCTCGGCGCGCAGGCCATCATCGAAGAAACGCGCTACGCGGAGTGATCCGCGC from Bordetella sp. FB-8 encodes:
- the hemC gene encoding hydroxymethylbilane synthase, yielding MSKTFKIGTRASLMAVRQTEAIIQALQAQFPQHRFEMVTRQARADLDLKSRLGALGGKGGAFVTAMHEMMLQGEADMVMHSLKDLPGNEEYYADTRFSIGACLPRSNPCDALVLRRGLAADAVPTMIGTSSVRRAAFLRRLYRAAHVVPFRGAADKRVARLDSGTPMEFNYGGKTPPLDALVLAHAGLDRIGLAGRIARVFTPDQMCPAVGQGVVVAECATGNEEVQALLAAINHRDTMYCYQAERALLRALNGHCDSPIGAHAWIEDRQLKLRGIVVSLDGASAVEVFDSSGNIDPVSLGMRAGQRLNKLGAQAIIEETRYAE